A region of Lycium barbarum isolate Lr01 chromosome 3, ASM1917538v2, whole genome shotgun sequence DNA encodes the following proteins:
- the LOC132633590 gene encoding GATA transcription factor 28 isoform X1, translated as MLRDFKLQLEKRRRRELELQKRPADNLDRKICQLYYRIPRTNILVSCFEAIYMGPMPIPVVNQVAAFEVTLILFFLKLGFFPLNYEPLLLKRNRRYYFGMKMDPIPVSESEMMHYLQEQYDHSCHHHRYHGLHLISNGNVMDHDEHDDNGVAAAGVGSGGSECIEGDISADPGNLSDNHNGMAVPGATVNSNQLTLSFQGRVYVFESVSPEKVQAVLLLLDAREVPPSNPMDITTQNNRGLSNTPQRFNVPQRLASLMRFREKRKERNFEKKIRYTVRKEVALRMQRNKGQFTSSKPNGDDSSATASNWEENQGWGLDGSGTQSHETSSCRHCGISEKSTPMMRRGPEGPRTLCNACGLMWANRGTLRDLSKAAPPLVQNQSVD; from the exons ATGCTAAGGGACTTCAAATTACAGTtggagaaaagaagaagaagggagTTGGAATTGCAGAAGCGCCCAGCCGATAATTTAGATAGGAAGATCTGCCAACTTTATTATCGGATTCCTCGGACTAATATATTGGTCTCATGCTTTGAAGCCATTTACATG GGACCTATGCCCATTCCTGTTGTCAACCAAGTGGCTGCTTTTGAAGTTACGCTAATTCTCTTTTTCCTCAAGTTGGGTTTTTTTCCTCTCAACTATGAGCCGTTACTGTTGAAGCGCAACAGGAG GTACTATTTTGGAATGAAGATGGATCCAATACCAGTGAGTGAGTCAGAAATGATGCACTACTTGCAAGAACAGTATGATCACAGttgtcatcatcatcgttatcatggtttGCACCTTATAAGTAATGGGAATGTGATGGATCATGATGAGCATGATGATAATGGTGTGGCTGCTGCTGGGGTTGGAAGTGGTGGTAGTGAGTGCATAGAGGGTGACATTTCTGCCGATCCTGGAAATCTGTCTGATAATCACAATGGCATGGCAGTTCCTGGCGCTACTGTAAATAGTAATCAGCTCACGCTCTCTTTCCAGGGACGGGTCTATGTATTTGAGTCTGTATCTCCTGAAAAG GTGCAAGCTGTACTTCTTTTGTTAGATGCCCGTGAAGTGCCGCCGAGCAATCCAATGGATATAACAACTCAAAATAATAGA GGACTATCTAATACTCCGCAGAGGTTTAATGTGCCTCAAAGGTTGGCATCATTGATGAGATTCCGTGAAAAGCGGAAGGAGAGAAATTTTGAGAAGAAAATTCGTTATACTGTTCGGAAGGAGGTCGCTCTTAG AATGCAACGAAACAAAGGTCAATTCACTTCTTCAAAACCCAATGGTGATGACTCTTCAGCAACAGCCTCAAATTGGGAAGAGAATCAGGGCTGGGGTTTGGATGGTAGTGGCACTCAAAGTCACGAGACTTC CAGCTGTCGGCATTGTGGCATCAGCGAGAAATCTACTCCAATGATGCGCAGGGGACCTGAAGGACCTAGGACACTTTGTAATGCATGCGGACTTATGTGGGCGAATAGG GGAACTTTAAGGGACCTTTCAAAGGCAGCACCGCCGTTGGTCCAGAATCAATCAGTTGATTGA
- the LOC132633590 gene encoding GATA transcription factor 24 isoform X2, whose product MLRDFKLQLEKRRRRELELQKRPADNLDRKICQLYYRIPRTNILVSCFEAIYMGPMPIPVVNQVAAFEVTLILFFLKLGFFPLNYEPLLLKRNRRYYFGMKMDPIPVSESEMMHYLQEQYDHSCHHHRYHGLHLISNGNVMDHDEHDDNGVAAAGVGSGGSECIEGDISADPGNLSDNHNGMAVPGATVNSNQLTLSFQGRVYVFESVSPEKVQAVLLLLDAREVPPSNPMDITTQNNRGLSNTPQRFNVPQRLASLMRFREKRKERNFEKKIRYTVRKEVALRMQRNKGQFTSSKPNGDDSSATASNWEENQGWGLDGSGTQSHETSCRHCGISEKSTPMMRRGPEGPRTLCNACGLMWANRGTLRDLSKAAPPLVQNQSVD is encoded by the exons ATGCTAAGGGACTTCAAATTACAGTtggagaaaagaagaagaagggagTTGGAATTGCAGAAGCGCCCAGCCGATAATTTAGATAGGAAGATCTGCCAACTTTATTATCGGATTCCTCGGACTAATATATTGGTCTCATGCTTTGAAGCCATTTACATG GGACCTATGCCCATTCCTGTTGTCAACCAAGTGGCTGCTTTTGAAGTTACGCTAATTCTCTTTTTCCTCAAGTTGGGTTTTTTTCCTCTCAACTATGAGCCGTTACTGTTGAAGCGCAACAGGAG GTACTATTTTGGAATGAAGATGGATCCAATACCAGTGAGTGAGTCAGAAATGATGCACTACTTGCAAGAACAGTATGATCACAGttgtcatcatcatcgttatcatggtttGCACCTTATAAGTAATGGGAATGTGATGGATCATGATGAGCATGATGATAATGGTGTGGCTGCTGCTGGGGTTGGAAGTGGTGGTAGTGAGTGCATAGAGGGTGACATTTCTGCCGATCCTGGAAATCTGTCTGATAATCACAATGGCATGGCAGTTCCTGGCGCTACTGTAAATAGTAATCAGCTCACGCTCTCTTTCCAGGGACGGGTCTATGTATTTGAGTCTGTATCTCCTGAAAAG GTGCAAGCTGTACTTCTTTTGTTAGATGCCCGTGAAGTGCCGCCGAGCAATCCAATGGATATAACAACTCAAAATAATAGA GGACTATCTAATACTCCGCAGAGGTTTAATGTGCCTCAAAGGTTGGCATCATTGATGAGATTCCGTGAAAAGCGGAAGGAGAGAAATTTTGAGAAGAAAATTCGTTATACTGTTCGGAAGGAGGTCGCTCTTAG AATGCAACGAAACAAAGGTCAATTCACTTCTTCAAAACCCAATGGTGATGACTCTTCAGCAACAGCCTCAAATTGGGAAGAGAATCAGGGCTGGGGTTTGGATGGTAGTGGCACTCAAAGTCACGAGACTTC CTGTCGGCATTGTGGCATCAGCGAGAAATCTACTCCAATGATGCGCAGGGGACCTGAAGGACCTAGGACACTTTGTAATGCATGCGGACTTATGTGGGCGAATAGG GGAACTTTAAGGGACCTTTCAAAGGCAGCACCGCCGTTGGTCCAGAATCAATCAGTTGATTGA
- the LOC132633590 gene encoding GATA transcription factor 28 isoform X3: protein MLRDFKLQLEKRRRRELELQKRPADNLDRKICQLYYRIPRTNILVSCFEAIYMMDPIPVSESEMMHYLQEQYDHSCHHHRYHGLHLISNGNVMDHDEHDDNGVAAAGVGSGGSECIEGDISADPGNLSDNHNGMAVPGATVNSNQLTLSFQGRVYVFESVSPEKVQAVLLLLDAREVPPSNPMDITTQNNRGLSNTPQRFNVPQRLASLMRFREKRKERNFEKKIRYTVRKEVALRMQRNKGQFTSSKPNGDDSSATASNWEENQGWGLDGSGTQSHETSSCRHCGISEKSTPMMRRGPEGPRTLCNACGLMWANRGTLRDLSKAAPPLVQNQSVD, encoded by the exons ATGCTAAGGGACTTCAAATTACAGTtggagaaaagaagaagaagggagTTGGAATTGCAGAAGCGCCCAGCCGATAATTTAGATAGGAAGATCTGCCAACTTTATTATCGGATTCCTCGGACTAATATATTGGTCTCATGCTTTGAAGCCATTTACATG ATGGATCCAATACCAGTGAGTGAGTCAGAAATGATGCACTACTTGCAAGAACAGTATGATCACAGttgtcatcatcatcgttatcatggtttGCACCTTATAAGTAATGGGAATGTGATGGATCATGATGAGCATGATGATAATGGTGTGGCTGCTGCTGGGGTTGGAAGTGGTGGTAGTGAGTGCATAGAGGGTGACATTTCTGCCGATCCTGGAAATCTGTCTGATAATCACAATGGCATGGCAGTTCCTGGCGCTACTGTAAATAGTAATCAGCTCACGCTCTCTTTCCAGGGACGGGTCTATGTATTTGAGTCTGTATCTCCTGAAAAG GTGCAAGCTGTACTTCTTTTGTTAGATGCCCGTGAAGTGCCGCCGAGCAATCCAATGGATATAACAACTCAAAATAATAGA GGACTATCTAATACTCCGCAGAGGTTTAATGTGCCTCAAAGGTTGGCATCATTGATGAGATTCCGTGAAAAGCGGAAGGAGAGAAATTTTGAGAAGAAAATTCGTTATACTGTTCGGAAGGAGGTCGCTCTTAG AATGCAACGAAACAAAGGTCAATTCACTTCTTCAAAACCCAATGGTGATGACTCTTCAGCAACAGCCTCAAATTGGGAAGAGAATCAGGGCTGGGGTTTGGATGGTAGTGGCACTCAAAGTCACGAGACTTC CAGCTGTCGGCATTGTGGCATCAGCGAGAAATCTACTCCAATGATGCGCAGGGGACCTGAAGGACCTAGGACACTTTGTAATGCATGCGGACTTATGTGGGCGAATAGG GGAACTTTAAGGGACCTTTCAAAGGCAGCACCGCCGTTGGTCCAGAATCAATCAGTTGATTGA